A genomic window from Ilyobacter polytropus DSM 2926 includes:
- the iolD gene encoding 3D-(3,5/4)-trihydroxycyclohexane-1,2-dione acylhydrolase (decyclizing) → MKTIKLTTAQALVKFLDNQYVEFNGKQEKFIKGFFTIFGHGNVVGLGQALEEYEGDMIIHQGRNEQGMAQAAIGFAKQTHRKQIYACTSSVGPGAANMVTAAATATANRIPVLLLPGDTFATRQPDPVLQQVEQSSDLSITTNDAFKAVSKYWDRINRPEQLMTAAINAIRVLVDPADTGAVTLSLPQDVQGEAYEYPESFFQKRVHRIERTPATAEMLKDAVELMKDKKKPLLIAGGGVRYSEAAAVLKDFAEKFEIPYAETQAGKSGNTWDDKYNLGTIGVTGTESANVIAQNCDLIIGVGTKFNDFVTGSKWLFADKEILQININCYDAYKLDAVKVVADAKAGLGALSTELEKIGYKSGYTSEVDEVKEKWETEWQRLATVKYCPEGFVAENPGQLDHVLKEVAEQTGSCLTVTEVLGTLNDILADDAIVVAAAGSLPADLGRMWKCKTPNVYNMEYGYSCMGYEVPAALGAKLAAPEQEVYAMVGDGSYMMLHSELPTAIQEGKKINVIMFDNMAFGCINNLQMGAGMGSFGTEFRRRNPKTGKLDGSLVPVDFAMNARSYGAVGYTVKNLDELKAAVEDSKKQTVSTLIDIKVLPKTMTHHYETFWSFGCAEVAKKKEVEETAKGLKETLKKARQY, encoded by the coding sequence TTGAAAACTATTAAACTTACCACAGCTCAGGCTTTAGTTAAATTTTTAGATAATCAATATGTAGAGTTCAACGGTAAGCAAGAAAAATTCATAAAGGGGTTTTTCACTATATTTGGACACGGAAATGTGGTTGGATTGGGTCAAGCTTTGGAAGAATATGAAGGTGACATGATAATTCACCAAGGTAGAAACGAACAGGGAATGGCGCAAGCTGCAATAGGCTTCGCCAAGCAAACTCACAGAAAACAAATTTATGCTTGTACTTCGTCAGTAGGTCCAGGTGCTGCTAACATGGTTACTGCAGCTGCGACTGCAACTGCAAACAGAATTCCTGTGCTTTTACTTCCAGGAGATACTTTTGCAACTAGACAACCTGATCCCGTACTACAGCAGGTAGAGCAATCAAGTGACCTAAGCATAACTACAAATGATGCCTTCAAAGCTGTATCGAAATACTGGGACAGAATCAACAGACCTGAGCAACTTATGACCGCTGCTATAAATGCAATTAGGGTACTTGTAGATCCTGCTGATACTGGTGCTGTTACACTTTCTCTTCCTCAAGACGTACAAGGTGAAGCCTACGAATACCCTGAAAGCTTCTTCCAAAAAAGAGTTCATAGAATCGAGAGAACTCCTGCAACTGCAGAAATGTTAAAAGATGCAGTTGAACTTATGAAAGATAAGAAAAAACCTTTATTAATAGCTGGTGGTGGGGTAAGATACTCTGAAGCTGCAGCTGTATTAAAAGATTTTGCTGAAAAATTTGAAATTCCATATGCTGAAACTCAAGCAGGAAAAAGTGGAAATACCTGGGACGACAAGTACAATCTTGGAACTATAGGTGTAACTGGAACAGAATCAGCAAATGTAATTGCACAAAACTGTGACCTGATTATAGGTGTAGGTACAAAATTTAATGATTTCGTAACTGGATCTAAGTGGCTTTTCGCGGATAAAGAAATACTTCAAATCAATATAAACTGCTATGATGCCTACAAACTTGATGCGGTAAAAGTTGTTGCCGATGCAAAAGCTGGACTAGGAGCACTTTCTACTGAACTTGAAAAGATAGGTTACAAATCTGGATATACAAGCGAAGTTGACGAAGTTAAGGAAAAATGGGAAACTGAGTGGCAAAGACTGGCAACAGTAAAATACTGTCCAGAAGGTTTTGTTGCTGAAAATCCAGGACAATTGGATCACGTATTAAAAGAAGTGGCAGAACAAACAGGGTCTTGCTTGACTGTAACAGAAGTTTTAGGTACTTTAAACGACATTCTAGCCGACGATGCAATTGTAGTTGCGGCAGCAGGAAGTCTTCCAGCTGACCTTGGAAGAATGTGGAAATGTAAAACTCCTAATGTATATAACATGGAGTATGGATATTCTTGTATGGGATACGAAGTTCCTGCAGCACTTGGAGCAAAACTAGCTGCACCAGAGCAAGAAGTTTACGCAATGGTTGGAGATGGATCCTATATGATGCTTCACTCAGAATTACCTACAGCTATCCAAGAGGGGAAGAAAATCAATGTAATCATGTTTGACAACATGGCTTTTGGATGTATAAACAACCTTCAAATGGGAGCTGGAATGGGAAGCTTCGGTACTGAGTTTAGACGAAGAAACCCTAAAACTGGAAAACTTGATGGTTCATTGGTTCCTGTTGACTTCGCAATGAACGCTAGATCTTACGGAGCAGTTGGGTATACAGTTAAAAACCTAGATGAGCTGAAGGCAGCTGTAGAAGACTCTAAAAAACAAACAGTATCTACTTTGATAGACATTAAAGTTCTTCCAAAAACAATGACTCACCATTACGAGACTTTCTGGAGCTTTGGATGTGCTGAAGTTGCTAAAAAGAAGGAAGTAGAGGAAACAGCTAAAGGATTAAAAGAAACACTTAAAAAAGCTAGACAATATTAA
- the iolE gene encoding myo-inosose-2 dehydratase has translation MINTNSKMDLTKHFIKLGCAPINWTNDDLPELGGELTFQQCLSEMALAGFSGSEIGNKYPTDVDELAKACDIRGMQICNKWFSCEFTTKPELETLEAFEKTTDFLKALGAKVVGVCETGKTIQCDIDKKMFDDAPVLTEEEFEKIAQGLNKMGEIAKSKGMKIGYHYHMGTGVQSLAEFDKLMSMTDPELVGVLFDTGHATFAGESAAEVLKKYIDRVVHIHFKDVRSEMLQKVKNEKLSFLQAVKGGIFTVPGDGDMVDWDYIFEIISASNYAGWIVIEAEQDPAKADPLEYAIKARKFITEKTGL, from the coding sequence ATGATAAATACAAATAGTAAAATGGATTTAACAAAGCATTTTATAAAATTAGGGTGTGCGCCTATAAACTGGACAAATGATGACTTACCTGAATTAGGAGGAGAATTAACATTTCAGCAGTGTTTAAGTGAGATGGCTTTAGCTGGATTTTCAGGGAGTGAGATTGGAAATAAATACCCAACTGATGTAGATGAACTTGCAAAGGCATGTGACATCAGAGGCATGCAAATATGTAACAAGTGGTTCAGTTGCGAATTTACAACTAAACCTGAGTTAGAAACATTAGAAGCATTTGAAAAAACTACAGATTTTTTAAAGGCTTTAGGGGCGAAAGTAGTTGGTGTGTGTGAGACAGGTAAGACTATCCAGTGTGATATAGATAAAAAAATGTTTGATGATGCCCCTGTTTTAACTGAGGAAGAATTTGAGAAGATAGCTCAAGGTCTAAATAAAATGGGTGAAATAGCTAAATCAAAGGGAATGAAAATAGGTTATCATTATCACATGGGAACTGGTGTCCAATCATTGGCTGAATTTGATAAATTAATGAGTATGACAGATCCAGAGTTAGTGGGTGTTCTTTTTGATACTGGTCATGCTACATTTGCTGGAGAATCTGCTGCAGAAGTTTTAAAAAAATATATAGACAGAGTTGTCCACATTCACTTTAAAGATGTTAGAAGTGAGATGCTTCAAAAGGTAAAAAATGAAAAGTTAAGTTTTTTACAAGCTGTAAAGGGTGGTATTTTTACTGTTCCAGGTGACGGAGATATGGTTGACTGGGATTATATCTTTGAAATTATAAGTGCAAGTAACTATGCTGGGTGGATAGTTATTGAGGCAGAGCAAGATCCTGCAAAGGCTGATCCCCTTGAATATGCAATAAAAGCTAGAAAGTTTATAACCGAGAAAACAGGCTTATAA
- the iolG gene encoding inositol 2-dehydrogenase, with protein sequence MRKLKVGIIGAGRIGKVHAESILYHVPEAEVKAISDISMDYVQNVADSLGIPNAYDDYKKILEDPEIDAVLICSSTDTHSPISIEAANAGKHIFCEKPIDYNLERIYKTLDVVEKSGVKYQVGFNRRFDHNYARVNEVIKEGKIGTPQIIKITSRDPKPAPIEYLKGSGGMFFDLAIHDFDMARFQAGSEVKEVYAVGDCLVDPEIGKIGDIDTAVTTLKFENGTIAVIDNSRQAVYGYDQRIEVFGSKGSVEIKNDTATTTIIRNEDSIQSEKPLYFFLERYMGSFVEEIKQFIKAIVNDTEVPVVGFDGLQPVKIAMAATLSVKEKRPVKISEIK encoded by the coding sequence ATGAGAAAATTAAAAGTGGGTATTATAGGAGCAGGAAGAATAGGTAAAGTTCATGCAGAGAGTATACTTTATCATGTTCCTGAAGCAGAGGTAAAAGCAATTTCAGATATCTCTATGGATTATGTTCAAAATGTTGCTGATTCATTGGGGATACCCAATGCATATGATGATTACAAAAAAATACTTGAGGACCCAGAAATTGATGCTGTATTAATTTGTTCATCGACAGATACTCATTCACCTATTTCAATAGAGGCAGCCAATGCCGGTAAGCATATATTCTGTGAAAAGCCAATTGATTACAACCTTGAAAGAATATATAAAACTTTAGATGTTGTTGAAAAATCAGGGGTGAAATATCAAGTAGGTTTTAACAGAAGGTTTGACCATAATTACGCTAGAGTGAATGAGGTCATAAAAGAGGGTAAAATTGGTACTCCACAAATAATTAAAATTACATCTAGGGATCCTAAACCTGCACCTATAGAATACTTAAAGGGATCTGGAGGAATGTTTTTTGACCTAGCAATACATGATTTTGATATGGCCAGATTTCAAGCTGGAAGTGAAGTAAAAGAAGTTTATGCAGTTGGAGATTGTCTGGTTGATCCGGAAATTGGAAAGATAGGTGATATTGACACTGCTGTTACTACTTTAAAGTTTGAGAATGGAACCATTGCAGTTATTGATAATAGTAGGCAGGCAGTTTATGGATATGATCAAAGAATAGAAGTCTTTGGATCTAAAGGTTCTGTAGAAATCAAAAATGATACGGCAACAACTACAATAATTAGGAATGAAGATTCTATACAGTCAGAAAAACCTCTTTATTTTTTCTTAGAAAGATACATGGGTTCTTTTGTAGAAGAAATAAAACAATTTATCAAGGCTATTGTTAATGACACTGAGGTCCCTGTAGTTGGTTTTGATGGCTTACAGCCTGTAAAAATTGCTATGGCTGCCACTTTATCTGTGAAAGAAAAGAGACCTGTTAAAATATCTGAGATAAAGTAA
- a CDS encoding DeoR/GlpR family DNA-binding transcription regulator, whose translation MFAVQRLERIMEMLYEEEKVQVNNLVKILNVSDVTIRKDLRKLEKDGIVIKTHGGAVLKKAEVVSEKDNIGEADFTNRKKDVLAKLAWNYIKNGDTIFLGSGYTCVSMAKQIPDDCNISVITNNIEAIPYLKDKCNTLILIGGEVITHERNFFTYSSEIDDQLKSYNINKAITSCSGIDLKFGVSFSTEASKKIISAILKNSQIWYLIADSSKFNLVSPYKISDIEAPEMIITDTKLEEYENLSNVVKYKK comes from the coding sequence ATGTTTGCAGTACAGAGATTAGAAAGAATTATGGAAATGCTTTATGAAGAAGAAAAAGTCCAGGTAAATAATCTAGTCAAAATTTTAAATGTTAGTGATGTAACAATAAGAAAAGATCTAAGGAAATTAGAAAAAGATGGAATTGTCATAAAAACTCACGGTGGTGCTGTGCTGAAAAAAGCTGAGGTAGTAAGTGAGAAGGACAATATCGGAGAGGCAGATTTTACAAATAGAAAAAAAGATGTTTTAGCAAAACTTGCTTGGAATTATATAAAAAATGGTGACACGATTTTCTTGGGATCAGGTTATACTTGTGTTTCTATGGCGAAACAAATTCCAGATGATTGTAATATATCAGTTATCACAAATAATATCGAAGCTATTCCTTACCTAAAAGATAAATGCAATACCTTAATCTTAATAGGTGGAGAAGTTATTACTCATGAGCGTAACTTTTTCACGTATAGTTCAGAAATTGATGATCAGTTGAAATCATATAATATAAATAAAGCTATCACAAGTTGTTCTGGCATAGACTTGAAGTTTGGTGTTTCTTTTAGTACTGAGGCGAGTAAAAAAATTATATCTGCTATTTTAAAAAACTCTCAGATTTGGTACTTGATTGCCGATAGTTCCAAATTCAACCTTGTATCCCCATATAAAATTTCTGATATAGAGGCTCCAGAGATGATTATTACGGATACTAAGCTTGAAGAATATGAAAATTTATCTAATGTCGTAAAATATAAAAAATAA
- a CDS encoding 5-deoxy-glucuronate isomerase: MKIKQPVGGFSKGYNGMTEINGKFSNMLMNYGILELEAEKSFKFDEKLEKIVILLSGEIEARFGDQVVKASRESCFDNSIWCLNVDENTDYELIGISEKSELALVSTQNKLAFKPHIYDPSNTTQEVRGEGTMEDAGRRIVRTSMDKKITPHSNIMFGEDVHFPGRWAGFPSHSHNQPEIYFYKFLPENGFGLMKLGDEGELLEQNDTITIDPDLVHPQVAAPGYAMYFLWIIRHLDGNPYLGPDFEEEHLWVEKPGAEYWPNKK; the protein is encoded by the coding sequence ATGAAGATTAAACAACCTGTTGGCGGATTTTCAAAGGGCTATAATGGAATGACTGAAATTAATGGTAAATTTAGTAATATGCTTATGAACTATGGTATATTAGAACTTGAAGCTGAAAAAAGCTTTAAATTTGATGAAAAACTTGAAAAAATAGTAATTTTACTTTCAGGTGAAATTGAAGCAAGATTTGGAGATCAAGTTGTTAAGGCATCTAGAGAAAGTTGTTTTGATAATTCAATATGGTGTTTAAATGTTGATGAAAATACCGATTATGAATTAATTGGAATTTCAGAAAAATCAGAACTTGCATTAGTTAGTACACAAAATAAATTAGCATTTAAACCACATATCTATGATCCTTCAAATACAACACAAGAAGTTCGTGGAGAAGGTACAATGGAAGATGCTGGAAGACGTATTGTAAGAACAAGTATGGATAAAAAAATTACTCCTCATAGTAATATTATGTTTGGAGAAGATGTTCATTTCCCTGGACGTTGGGCAGGATTCCCTTCTCATAGTCATAATCAACCAGAAATTTATTTTTACAAATTCTTGCCTGAAAATGGATTTGGATTAATGAAACTTGGAGACGAAGGGGAATTACTAGAACAGAATGATACAATTACAATTGATCCTGATTTAGTGCATCCACAAGTTGCTGCACCAGGATATGCAATGTATTTCTTATGGATTATTCGTCATTTAGATGGGAATCCATATTTAGGACCTGACTTTGAAGAAGAACATTTATGGGTAGAGAAGCCTGGTGCTGAATACTGGCCGAACAAAAAATAA
- a CDS encoding sugar phosphate isomerase/epimerase family protein: MKKALHTKSVNGCNLMTSLSVANEAGFKGVEIVASKLDDYLDQGFTAEDLSQALKEKNLTALSINDICHIESPRPEALEKMLEQAKRYSQVAEIIGCKYIQLVPLVELNDKSWEEILDITSSNVKKICDIGAEHGVSFQLEAVAWSPFRSLKRGMALIEKVGKDNLGMVVDTWHFWAAGETTPEEVAKMDPTLIYNIHFCDGKKGEADTVWDETKLRGYYFGEADIPLKEYSDAIKASGYKNWWSVELVSSKHWEMDAIEVAKRLSDDLGQYM; this comes from the coding sequence ATGAAAAAGGCATTACATACAAAATCTGTTAATGGATGCAACTTAATGACTTCATTGAGTGTGGCTAATGAGGCTGGATTTAAAGGTGTTGAAATTGTAGCGTCTAAACTAGACGATTATTTAGACCAAGGGTTCACAGCAGAAGATCTGTCCCAAGCATTAAAAGAAAAAAATCTAACTGCCCTTTCTATCAATGACATTTGTCATATAGAAAGTCCTAGGCCGGAAGCTTTAGAGAAGATGTTAGAGCAAGCCAAGAGATATTCACAAGTAGCTGAGATAATAGGGTGTAAATATATACAACTCGTTCCTTTGGTTGAGTTGAATGATAAATCTTGGGAAGAGATATTAGATATAACTTCAAGTAACGTAAAGAAAATTTGCGACATCGGTGCGGAACACGGAGTTTCATTTCAACTAGAGGCAGTAGCCTGGTCTCCATTCAGGTCTTTAAAAAGAGGGATGGCTTTAATTGAAAAAGTTGGAAAAGATAACCTTGGAATGGTTGTCGACACTTGGCATTTTTGGGCTGCAGGAGAAACTACACCAGAAGAAGTGGCGAAAATGGACCCAACTTTAATATATAATATCCATTTCTGTGATGGGAAAAAAGGTGAAGCAGATACGGTGTGGGACGAGACAAAACTAAGGGGTTATTATTTTGGTGAGGCTGATATTCCTTTAAAAGAATACTCAGATGCTATTAAAGCTTCGGGTTATAAAAATTGGTGGTCTGTTGAACTAGTTAGTTCTAAACACTGGGAAATGGATGCAATAGAAGTAGCGAAGAGGCTCAGTGACGACCTTGGTCAATATATGTAA
- a CDS encoding YczE/YyaS/YitT family protein: MIKKYIYYLFGVIFMSLGVTLTLISDLGAGGWDALPENLYKLTGISIGTWVIGIALILLIVAAILKREFIKYKAFITSIVMGKLIDLFYFYLEPFRETNSFADRILFLLVGLIVIGMGCAITFVTHLPKNHTETFVFSIVDTTEFSYQKTKTLVDISALTIAVVIGFKLKDFSNLGLGTILNSFFMGTIIHYCLPFAQKGQDLLLKVEKRQVKKEPDL, from the coding sequence TTGATTAAAAAATATATTTACTATTTATTTGGTGTAATATTCATGTCTTTAGGAGTTACACTTACATTGATTAGCGACTTAGGAGCTGGCGGATGGGATGCACTGCCTGAAAATTTATATAAATTAACTGGAATCAGTATTGGAACTTGGGTAATAGGGATTGCATTAATATTATTAATAGTAGCCGCTATACTTAAGAGAGAATTTATTAAATATAAAGCCTTTATTACATCTATAGTTATGGGAAAACTTATTGATTTGTTTTATTTTTACTTAGAGCCCTTTAGAGAGACAAACTCTTTTGCCGACAGAATACTTTTTCTTCTGGTTGGTCTTATTGTAATAGGGATGGGTTGTGCGATCACTTTTGTTACGCACCTTCCAAAGAATCACACCGAAACTTTTGTTTTTTCTATTGTTGATACTACGGAGTTTTCTTATCAAAAGACTAAGACTTTAGTTGATATTTCTGCACTTACTATAGCTGTAGTAATAGGTTTTAAATTAAAAGATTTTTCGAATTTGGGACTCGGAACAATTCTTAATTCATTTTTTATGGGGACCATTATACATTATTGCTTGCCATTTGCCCAAAAGGGACAGGATCTCCTTTTGAAAGTAGAGAAGAGGCAGGTAAAAAAAGAGCCCGATCTATAG